A genomic region of Exiguobacterium sp. Helios contains the following coding sequences:
- a CDS encoding type II secretion system protein produces MRKSEEGYTLLFVLVTLTVLSVLAVATIGISLQSTRLTEIRGTNIEVESATQNELKQAIAALQQIVATTAGTSPTSSSKELFNDPTNQIILKLATAAPNVKVTLNEAASNVRVKAFDLTAQVEETKGDQPTVRKKYAQRVYLSAIPSFLYYILGSDNQVILNGAPRIQGNVFSRQPLQVSASPNFIYNGATGSYTDKTARAYIDGQVKVFQPKDQPLLSCRDFLSCDTSVFDPTVKTDLIATKEALVPFDFEFALNDFLNIPSTTPLATLPGYLRAQPIKQAVLTGPFLNELSTDKQLIRPAPTENNTVTITDDIVKASMEPLIIDGNLTISSLNPVNQPLEIKRPMIVLGNLLIRGNVSFATTIFSTGSSRLDDANIQGIASSSNQNTLILLSKGSLTINRVNKFSTPQTTKPDMSAFLYSDDPALNRIYSVGSTMNLQGGIFTKGILEVNAYRGTLDLPENSFPQDVTVLETLMKAKQSADAEKSRLRLTYDASVLQNPTAMLPLSRAVQLYVETPKRLP; encoded by the coding sequence ATGCGAAAATCCGAAGAAGGTTATACTTTATTATTTGTATTAGTAACATTAACGGTGCTATCCGTTTTGGCTGTCGCGACGATTGGCATCAGTCTCCAATCCACACGACTGACAGAAATTCGTGGGACGAATATCGAAGTAGAATCAGCGACACAAAATGAATTGAAACAAGCGATTGCTGCTTTACAACAAATCGTCGCGACGACAGCCGGAACCAGTCCGACGAGTTCGTCGAAGGAGTTATTTAATGACCCGACCAATCAAATCATTTTAAAGCTTGCGACTGCAGCACCGAACGTCAAAGTGACATTAAATGAAGCCGCATCAAATGTCCGCGTCAAAGCCTTCGATTTGACGGCACAGGTTGAAGAAACAAAAGGCGATCAGCCGACGGTCCGGAAAAAGTATGCGCAACGTGTCTATTTGTCCGCTATTCCAAGTTTCTTATATTACATTCTAGGCTCTGATAATCAAGTCATTTTAAACGGTGCCCCGCGGATTCAAGGAAATGTCTTCTCCCGGCAACCGTTACAAGTATCCGCGTCACCAAACTTCATCTACAATGGCGCAACCGGCTCCTACACGGATAAAACAGCCCGTGCCTATATTGATGGTCAAGTCAAAGTCTTCCAGCCAAAGGATCAGCCTTTATTGAGCTGTCGTGACTTCTTATCTTGTGATACGAGTGTATTCGATCCGACCGTCAAGACAGACCTGATCGCAACGAAAGAAGCACTGGTGCCTTTCGATTTTGAATTTGCCTTGAATGATTTTTTAAATATTCCAAGTACAACACCACTTGCGACATTGCCCGGATATTTGCGGGCTCAACCTATCAAACAAGCTGTCTTAACGGGACCTTTTTTGAATGAACTCAGTACAGACAAACAGTTGATTCGTCCGGCACCAACAGAAAACAATACAGTGACAATCACTGATGATATCGTTAAAGCCTCCATGGAACCCCTCATCATTGATGGAAACTTAACCATTTCCTCTTTAAATCCGGTGAATCAACCACTTGAAATCAAACGCCCGATGATTGTTCTCGGTAATCTATTGATTCGAGGAAATGTCAGCTTTGCGACGACGATATTTTCGACGGGCTCGAGTCGACTCGATGATGCAAATATCCAAGGAATCGCCAGTTCGTCGAATCAAAATACGTTGATTCTTCTCAGTAAAGGAAGCCTGACGATTAATCGTGTGAATAAGTTTTCAACACCACAAACAACCAAACCTGATATGAGTGCTTTTTTATACAGTGATGATCCTGCCTTGAATCGAATTTATTCGGTCGGTTCTACGATGAACCTGCAAGGCGGAATCTTTACGAAAGGTATTCTCGAAGTCAATGCCTACCGTGGAACGCTGGATTTACCGGAAAACAGCTTCCCGCAAGATGTAACAGTACTCGAGACCTTGATGAAAGCCAAGCAATCCGCGGACGCTGAAAAATCCCGCCTTCGTCTGACCTATGACGCCAGTGTTCTTCAAAACCCGACGGCAATGCTTCCGCTCAGCCGAGCCGTTCAATTATATGTTGAAACACCTAAACGCCTTCCATGA
- a CDS encoding DUF5057 domain-containing protein: MKRWVRLFLVSLLIFTSITYIQPPYTKAATGEKFKILEIRDAWSATNRIDPNTVITSMLTGLDTTKYEIKMMTVKELNASRFPLDGAFDAIVFDSSAFSGTDRYSMTISDTKKNHNTNKIENDITKLKANEIKNAYIKKGLPVFLHQDVLAQTSSNFNLIFKDVPVYTDMATIITKLKAQKIVRPRLERASAQQQGTVLTDVDKSTTAVPNVPIDFTYTTSVENTNQLAQLFIDFDSNDQFEESEKVDEKPAGKTGTLSYNFNAPSYTGPRNWMIRVSSSDGLTDYKTGSFLMKDQIAEAKILQVTRSGTTGSINGFMNTGTLLKQDGFYDFNVEVITADTFNQTYSTKNLNTAYDMLIFGFQDSYGAASLSDAASNAILGFTNTGQGLMLSHDTIFRPNQSTIPELFWEKKFADLAGQKNFTNMGYAAPRTSGQAVKQNDGVMTSYPFTLGSSVLIATTHNQYFGLDLEQSDLIPWYNIRENSVAASNQDAGRTIGDARNHYYMYTKGNITYSGAGHTSTFSQQQEKELFSNTMYRAFIGANHKPLIKNILPNNQASYLNNEPLTISYKVNDYDLRDRVLKTRIYIDNEKVYENNKLQNNSFVSQTFDAKLVGKTSAIIRIEAEDERGAKTIETRTVQVVKPSSSSPFTLQRSINPTTIPQGEMATITYTIKPEPISRTYAIGDNVSNNEAYVVKMEDIKFKELLPNNLEILSTTGIEDAVVTNQTVSGAFKGIEYREDIGSGKWISSQSEITFKVTVRAKEDAGTYVLDKKDNTLTSNKNVYRSNSTGDRFTSVANDTQSFQVLGYALSKSYATEAKIPSVRIDLNTPSYKVLPEISPAGSEYGTLKWSIADTDIATINQEGIIVPKKIGTTDIKLIVPVANGKELVATSKLTINDVFGGLIVRDVPNVLYVGQTKAMTGDAIMLSGTDAPIKWIVTNPGSVESKGKETDTLTLTGVKPGMLTVQAVVPATAGATTYLAQSQVYTIEVKVPELTVNPSNLELWAGTTQNVTATFSPDIRLPFVLSKISDAIELTATGTGYTVKGLTGTPNGPVDAVLQLSDFPDTRAVTKINVRENPLTLTANDLTMTLQDDQKRPLLNWLPVTTTERFYRLEVMQGKEYVKTDATAQTLKALRPGVARIKVTALKEDKSVFEVLKDGEKEKQPLTTTFKVTISSDGSTGESDTDVY, from the coding sequence ATGAAACGTTGGGTACGTCTGTTTTTAGTCAGCTTATTGATATTTACTAGTATTACGTATATACAACCACCATATACAAAGGCAGCAACCGGAGAGAAGTTTAAGATATTAGAAATCCGGGATGCCTGGTCAGCAACAAATCGCATCGATCCGAATACTGTCATCACATCGATGTTGACGGGATTGGATACAACTAAATATGAAATTAAGATGATGACCGTTAAGGAACTGAATGCCTCCCGTTTTCCACTTGACGGAGCATTTGATGCGATTGTCTTTGATTCGTCTGCATTTTCGGGTACAGATCGTTATTCGATGACGATTTCGGATACGAAAAAAAATCATAATACAAATAAAATTGAAAATGATATTACGAAGTTAAAAGCGAACGAAATTAAAAATGCATACATCAAAAAAGGATTACCAGTCTTTTTGCATCAAGATGTTTTAGCACAAACATCTAGCAATTTTAATTTGATTTTTAAAGATGTACCTGTCTATACCGACATGGCGACGATCATTACAAAATTAAAAGCACAGAAAATCGTTCGTCCTCGTCTTGAGCGGGCTTCTGCGCAACAACAGGGAACAGTTTTGACAGACGTTGATAAAAGTACGACGGCTGTTCCAAACGTACCGATTGATTTTACCTATACGACCAGTGTTGAAAATACGAACCAACTAGCGCAACTCTTCATTGATTTTGACAGCAATGATCAATTTGAGGAGTCGGAAAAAGTGGATGAAAAGCCTGCTGGAAAAACAGGTACGCTGAGCTATAATTTTAATGCTCCGAGCTATACCGGTCCACGAAACTGGATGATACGCGTTTCCAGTAGTGACGGGTTGACAGATTATAAAACCGGTAGTTTTTTGATGAAAGATCAGATTGCGGAAGCAAAAATTCTTCAAGTGACTCGGAGTGGAACGACTGGATCGATTAACGGCTTCATGAATACTGGAACGTTATTGAAACAGGATGGATTTTATGACTTTAATGTCGAAGTGATCACTGCAGACACATTTAATCAAACCTATTCGACTAAGAATTTAAACACAGCTTACGATATGTTGATTTTTGGTTTCCAAGATTCTTACGGAGCGGCTTCTTTGAGTGATGCTGCATCAAATGCGATCCTTGGATTTACAAATACGGGGCAAGGACTGATGTTGTCTCATGACACGATTTTTCGCCCAAATCAATCGACGATTCCCGAGCTGTTCTGGGAAAAGAAATTTGCTGATTTAGCAGGGCAAAAGAATTTTACGAACATGGGATATGCGGCGCCGCGTACTTCAGGACAAGCGGTCAAGCAAAATGATGGTGTCATGACATCCTATCCCTTCACGTTAGGAAGCAGTGTCTTAATTGCAACGACACATAACCAGTACTTTGGACTGGACTTGGAGCAATCAGATTTAATTCCATGGTATAACATTCGCGAAAATAGTGTTGCCGCCTCGAACCAGGATGCCGGTCGAACGATTGGTGATGCCCGAAATCATTATTATATGTATACGAAAGGGAACATTACCTATTCAGGTGCGGGACATACCTCGACATTCAGTCAACAGCAGGAAAAAGAATTGTTTTCGAACACGATGTACCGGGCATTCATTGGCGCAAACCATAAACCATTGATTAAAAACATCTTGCCTAACAATCAAGCAAGTTATTTGAACAATGAACCACTCACGATTTCGTATAAAGTAAATGATTATGACTTACGCGATCGGGTACTAAAAACACGAATCTATATTGATAACGAAAAAGTATACGAAAACAATAAACTTCAGAATAACTCATTTGTCAGTCAAACATTTGATGCTAAATTAGTTGGGAAAACTTCTGCGATTATTCGAATTGAGGCAGAAGATGAACGTGGCGCAAAAACTATTGAAACCCGAACGGTTCAAGTGGTTAAGCCGTCATCTTCTTCGCCCTTTACGTTACAGCGGTCAATTAATCCTACAACAATTCCTCAAGGCGAAATGGCAACCATCACATATACTATTAAACCGGAACCGATTTCACGAACATATGCAATCGGGGATAATGTTTCAAATAACGAAGCGTACGTCGTTAAAATGGAGGACATTAAGTTCAAAGAATTGCTTCCTAATAATCTTGAAATTTTATCGACAACCGGTATAGAAGATGCAGTTGTGACTAATCAAACAGTATCGGGAGCATTTAAAGGAATAGAATACCGGGAAGACATAGGTTCAGGTAAGTGGATTTCGAGCCAATCGGAGATTACGTTTAAAGTAACTGTTCGGGCAAAGGAAGATGCTGGAACGTATGTACTTGATAAAAAAGATAATACTTTAACATCAAATAAAAACGTCTATCGCTCCAATTCAACCGGAGATCGATTCACAAGTGTTGCGAATGACACACAGTCTTTCCAGGTCCTAGGATATGCGTTATCAAAATCGTATGCAACAGAAGCTAAAATTCCCTCGGTTCGTATCGATCTCAATACACCGTCTTATAAAGTTTTGCCGGAGATTAGTCCAGCAGGTAGTGAATACGGGACGTTGAAGTGGTCGATTGCAGACACGGACATTGCAACCATCAACCAAGAGGGAATCATTGTGCCGAAAAAAATCGGCACGACGGATATTAAATTGATTGTCCCTGTTGCAAATGGCAAAGAATTGGTCGCAACCTCTAAATTGACCATCAATGATGTATTTGGCGGACTGATTGTCCGTGACGTTCCGAATGTGTTGTACGTGGGACAAACGAAGGCAATGACCGGGGATGCCATCATGTTATCTGGAACGGATGCACCGATCAAATGGATAGTGACGAATCCTGGATCGGTTGAATCGAAAGGAAAAGAAACGGATACGTTGACTTTAACGGGTGTCAAACCCGGTATGCTGACTGTGCAGGCGGTCGTACCAGCTACAGCAGGCGCAACGACCTACTTGGCGCAATCACAAGTTTATACGATTGAAGTCAAGGTTCCGGAACTAACTGTGAATCCAAGCAACTTGGAACTATGGGCGGGAACGACTCAAAATGTGACCGCAACGTTTTCGCCGGATATCCGCTTACCGTTTGTTCTTTCTAAAATCAGTGATGCCATTGAATTGACTGCAACCGGTACCGGATATACCGTCAAAGGATTGACCGGGACTCCAAACGGTCCAGTCGATGCGGTATTACAACTAAGTGACTTCCCGGATACCCGTGCTGTAACAAAAATCAATGTGCGTGAAAATCCATTGACGTTGACGGCAAATGATTTGACGATGACGTTACAAGATGATCAAAAACGCCCGCTTCTCAATTGGTTGCCCGTTACGACGACAGAACGTTTCTATCGTCTCGAAGTCATGCAAGGAAAAGAATACGTCAAGACGGATGCGACTGCTCAGACGCTAAAGGCTCTTCGTCCGGGTGTTGCCCGAATCAAAGTGACTGCCTTAAAAGAAGACAAGAGTGTTTTTGAAGTATTGAAAGACGGGGAAAAAGAGAAGCAACCGTTGACGACAACCTTTAAAGTCACGATTTCATCTGACGGATCAACAGGAGAAAGTGATACGGATGTGTATTAA
- a CDS encoding prepilin-type N-terminal cleavage/methylation domain-containing protein, protein MPNKQAGFSLIEVLVSITILSIISVSLISIFSQSLAASRDSTELTFANYLAKNAASYIEREAIETESGPFVFEDLKEQAQQTIYQNGSFEIPTPNTPSCGVSAICDSIFNDAEINNLPFDVKFSVTPRKINGENDPNLLDLYIYVYPDGQPEPITSLKGSITNATLNQSFPSTK, encoded by the coding sequence GTGCCAAACAAGCAAGCTGGTTTTTCATTAATTGAAGTATTAGTCAGTATTACGATTTTATCGATTATTTCTGTATCGTTAATCAGTATCTTTTCCCAGTCCCTCGCAGCGTCAAGGGACAGTACCGAATTGACGTTTGCCAATTATTTAGCAAAGAATGCCGCCTCCTATATCGAGCGGGAAGCTATCGAGACAGAATCCGGTCCCTTTGTTTTTGAAGATTTGAAGGAACAAGCACAACAAACGATTTATCAGAATGGTTCTTTTGAAATACCGACGCCGAACACGCCGTCATGTGGTGTATCGGCTATTTGTGACTCAATCTTCAACGATGCTGAAATAAATAATCTACCGTTTGATGTAAAGTTCAGTGTCACGCCCCGTAAGATTAACGGTGAAAACGATCCAAATCTGCTTGATTTGTATATTTATGTCTATCCGGATGGACAACCGGAGCCGATTACGTCTTTGAAAGGATCGATCACCAATGCGACGCTTAATCAAAGTTTTCCCTCAACGAAATGA
- a CDS encoding ankyrin repeat domain-containing protein: MTRKKIMLVVLLFLVGIGGTTYLLIDYRNQQTFEESLKVSDATKLQQAVATVDLSTKERNRYIRKFQETLEYEKALVLLDRTSAKNQQNWFYVAQFAPTDIVKQWLAAGASMKQVNKNKQNVLHVATSINRSVDAYDLLVKQASKSQLNQLDRFGHTPLYYATVDQNQEAMELLLAAGAVPDKGTDPPIYETVKQNRTDLYQLLKTSGASANTKQVKKIANNYGAESFK; encoded by the coding sequence GTGACACGAAAAAAAATCATGCTCGTCGTTCTCCTGTTCTTAGTTGGAATTGGAGGAACGACCTATCTGTTAATTGATTATCGAAATCAACAAACGTTTGAAGAGAGCCTAAAGGTGAGTGATGCCACTAAGTTGCAACAGGCTGTAGCGACGGTTGATTTATCAACAAAAGAACGAAACCGATACATTCGGAAATTTCAAGAAACGCTTGAGTATGAAAAAGCACTTGTTTTGTTAGACCGGACAAGTGCCAAAAATCAACAAAATTGGTTTTATGTCGCTCAGTTTGCCCCGACCGATATCGTCAAACAATGGTTAGCGGCGGGCGCTTCGATGAAACAAGTAAATAAGAACAAACAAAATGTTTTGCATGTCGCAACAAGTATCAATCGTTCTGTTGATGCTTATGATTTACTCGTCAAACAAGCTTCAAAAAGTCAGCTGAATCAATTGGATCGATTTGGTCATACACCGCTTTATTATGCGACAGTCGATCAAAATCAAGAAGCGATGGAGTTGCTACTCGCAGCAGGCGCTGTTCCAGACAAAGGAACAGATCCACCGATTTATGAGACCGTTAAACAAAATCGGACCGACTTATACCAATTGTTAAAAACGAGTGGGGCCTCAGCAAACACGAAACAAGTTAAAAAAATAGCAAACAACTACGGGGCAGAATCATTTAAGTAA
- a CDS encoding type II secretion system protein J, with product MRRLIKVFPQRNDGFSLVELLVAIVIAAIFSAVILTVFISGTKSFQATGIISELRSEADSSVGLILNEITGFDAIRIDQANELAFYKKTLPSLSQATGLLERSAGFVPYNANQEDVVEPVTYRFDDKQTEQTTLIYKSPLENINEQTSMQKTFTLSRPETVTITTGDYPGVYVVHGILTITLTIQSVDQEETQTLTSTIGF from the coding sequence ATGCGACGCTTAATCAAAGTTTTCCCTCAACGAAATGATGGCTTTTCGCTTGTCGAGTTGCTTGTCGCCATCGTCATCGCTGCTATTTTCAGTGCCGTCATTTTGACAGTATTCATCTCCGGTACAAAAAGTTTTCAAGCGACCGGTATCATCAGTGAATTGCGGAGCGAAGCAGACAGTTCGGTTGGTTTGATATTAAATGAAATCACAGGGTTTGATGCCATTCGAATCGACCAAGCAAACGAACTCGCATTCTACAAAAAAACGTTACCCAGTCTCAGTCAAGCAACCGGCTTACTTGAACGGTCGGCTGGTTTCGTCCCGTATAACGCGAATCAAGAAGATGTGGTCGAGCCCGTTACGTATAGATTCGACGATAAACAGACAGAACAAACGACCTTGATTTATAAGAGTCCGCTCGAAAACATCAATGAGCAGACGAGCATGCAAAAAACGTTTACCCTGTCCCGTCCGGAAACGGTCACGATTACGACAGGTGATTACCCCGGTGTCTATGTGGTCCACGGTATCTTAACGATCACCTTAACGATTCAGTCCGTCGATCAAGAAGAAACACAAACCCTCACAAGCACGATTGGCTTTTAA